Genomic segment of Candidatus Chlorohelix allophototropha:
AAACCTGTGCGGTTTGCCATAATATTTTCGAAGTTATTATTCTGAACCCGGTACTTCCCCGTTTCCGTTCTTTTTCAGACTTTTCAATTCGTCTTCAGTAACTTTATCAATATGTTGGTGAGGTTGGTAGTTGAAAATGTAATCCAAAGCCTCTTGCGGGGTATTCGCTACATGCAACAAATCCATATGTACCGCTTTGATAAAATGTTCCTCTACCCCTAATTGGAGTTGTGCCAGCAAATGATTATAGTAGCCATTGGTATTGACCAATACCATCGGCTTCTGATGAACCCCTAGTTGCCCACCCGTAAGAATCTCAAAAATTTCTTCCAGTGTGCCAAATCCTCCGGGCAAGGTGATAAATGCATCTGCTCTTTCTTCCATAATAGCCTTACGCTCGCGCATGCCATCGGTCAGGATAAGTTCTCCGGCATCATGGTTGCCGATTTCTATTCTTTCAAGAAAGTAGGGGATTACACCTATTACGCTCCCGCCATTCTTAACCACTGCCTGACTTACCGCACCCATAAGACCAATACGCCCACCACCGTAAACCAGCACCGTTCCACGCTTAGCCATCATTTCGCCAAGTTCGGTGGCTACTTCAAAGTACTTTGGTGCAATTGAGTTACTTGAAGCGCAATATACCGCGATGTGAATAGGTTTATGCATATCAGGTAGCCTTCCTGTCTGCTTCTTCTTTCTTCCTAGCTCTTTCCTTATTGGTGAAGTACATTCGAATACGGAATCCTACTACACTGCCACCAATCATCAGAGACATAAAGAGAATATAGAATACGGCTGTTCCCATCGGTTCATTACCGGGATCAACTTGTAGCGTATTCGGCGTAGGGGTCGCTATTTGCAATAATAAATTATAGATTGAACTCATAGAATTAATTACTCACACCTTATTTTCTACCCAACGTTGACCGCTCTGTTCGTCTCCCTCCCAAGATTCCTTTTTCCAGATCGGGACGGTGGCTTTCAAGGTATCAATTACAAATTGGCATGCAGCAAAAGCTTCTGCCCGGTGTGGGCTACCAATTGCCACTCCTACCGCAATATCCTTGATGCCAAGCTGTCCAATCCGGTGAGACATTGCTATATCCGAAATGCCCCACTGTTTTTCCACTTTACGGGCAATTTCTGCCATAGTTATTTCGGCAGCCTCTTTATAGGTTTCATACTCAAGCCAGTGAACTTCATTACCCTCGTTCCAACGTCGCACTGTGCCGGTAAATAAAACTATTCCACCGTTGCGCTCATTAGAAACCGTCTCAAGCAGTTCTTGTAAATCTATTGGTTGCTCGGTTATTCGAATAAGCTGTCCCATGCATTACTCCTGTGAGTAGTAAATTACAATAACGAGTGTTGTCAACTTAAGGCTATCAGTCGGAACCTCCTCCAACCGGCGGTATAAATGCTACTTCATCACCGGGAGAAAGCGGGGAATTGCTCGAAGCGTACTGCCGATTAATCATGATTCGGCAAGTACGGGCGGGACCACCTAGCGCGGTATATTTCTGAACGAGTTGTGCCAACAGTTCTCCG
This window contains:
- a CDS encoding molybdenum cofactor biosynthesis protein MoaE, with the translated sequence MGQLIRITEQPIDLQELLETVSNERNGGIVLFTGTVRRWNEGNEVHWLEYETYKEAAEITMAEIARKVEKQWGISDIAMSHRIGQLGIKDIAVGVAIGSPHRAEAFAACQFVIDTLKATVPIWKKESWEGDEQSGQRWVENKV
- a CDS encoding TIGR00730 family Rossman fold protein; amino-acid sequence: MHKPIHIAVYCASSNSIAPKYFEVATELGEMMAKRGTVLVYGGGRIGLMGAVSQAVVKNGGSVIGVIPYFLERIEIGNHDAGELILTDGMRERKAIMEERADAFITLPGGFGTLEEIFEILTGGQLGVHQKPMVLVNTNGYYNHLLAQLQLGVEEHFIKAVHMDLLHVANTPQEALDYIFNYQPHQHIDKVTEDELKSLKKNGNGEVPGSE
- a CDS encoding MoaD/ThiS family protein produces the protein MSSKVTVKLFASFREIIGNGNLEFPLPENGSLTAGELLAQLVQKYTALGGPARTCRIMINRQYASSNSPLSPGDEVAFIPPVGGGSD